Proteins found in one Brevibacillus brevis genomic segment:
- the gatB gene encoding Asp-tRNA(Asn)/Glu-tRNA(Gln) amidotransferase subunit GatB, whose product MSKYETVIGLEVHAELSTNSKIFCGCPTEFGAPPNTHTCPICLGHPGVLPVTNKQAVEFAMKAALALNCEISRETKFDRKNYFYPDSPKAYQISQFDQPIGYNGWIDIEVNGETKRIGITRLHLEEDAGKLTHSDFGGESLVDFNRVGVPLVEIVSEPDIRTPEEARAYLEKLKAIIQYTEVSDVRMEQGSLRCDANVSIRPYGQEEFGTKAELKNMNSFRNVQMGLEYEVQRQTEVVSSGGKVVQETRRWDEANKKTLTMRSKEEAHDYRYFPDPDLVRMQISEEWIEAVRATIPELPDARQARYVNEFGLSKDDAGVITISKETADFFDETVKTGAEPKSVANWLMVDLLAHLNANNLVFADVKMTPKGLGEMIKLIEDGTISSKIAKTVFKEMVETGKEPKQIVEEKGLVQISDEGALRQIVVDAVNSNPQAVADFKSGNEKAAAFFVGQVMKQTKGKANPGMVNKLIQEVLNSL is encoded by the coding sequence ATGAGCAAGTACGAAACCGTCATCGGCTTGGAGGTTCACGCCGAGCTATCGACCAACAGTAAAATCTTTTGCGGCTGCCCGACTGAATTTGGTGCACCGCCGAATACACATACATGCCCGATCTGCTTGGGACATCCAGGTGTACTGCCTGTAACGAACAAGCAAGCGGTAGAGTTCGCGATGAAAGCAGCGCTCGCCCTCAACTGCGAGATTTCCCGCGAGACCAAGTTCGACCGCAAGAACTACTTTTATCCAGACTCGCCAAAAGCGTACCAAATCTCGCAGTTTGACCAACCGATCGGCTACAATGGCTGGATCGACATCGAAGTAAACGGTGAGACGAAGCGCATTGGGATCACTCGTCTGCATTTGGAAGAGGATGCGGGCAAGCTGACGCACAGCGATTTTGGCGGAGAGTCTCTGGTAGACTTCAACCGTGTCGGGGTACCGCTCGTCGAGATTGTTTCCGAGCCGGACATCCGCACACCGGAGGAAGCACGTGCGTATCTGGAAAAGCTGAAAGCGATCATCCAGTACACCGAAGTATCTGACGTTCGCATGGAACAAGGCTCCCTGCGTTGCGATGCCAACGTTTCCATCCGCCCGTATGGTCAAGAAGAATTCGGAACCAAGGCTGAGTTGAAAAACATGAACTCCTTCCGCAACGTGCAAATGGGCTTGGAGTACGAGGTGCAGCGTCAAACGGAGGTAGTTTCTTCCGGTGGCAAGGTCGTTCAGGAAACGCGCCGTTGGGATGAAGCAAACAAGAAGACGTTGACGATGCGTTCCAAAGAGGAAGCGCACGACTATCGTTACTTCCCAGACCCGGATCTGGTTCGCATGCAGATTTCCGAGGAGTGGATTGAAGCGGTTCGCGCAACCATTCCAGAGCTGCCAGATGCTCGTCAGGCTCGCTATGTGAACGAGTTTGGCTTGTCTAAGGATGATGCCGGAGTCATTACGATCTCCAAAGAGACGGCTGATTTCTTTGATGAGACTGTGAAAACAGGAGCAGAGCCGAAGTCAGTAGCAAACTGGCTGATGGTTGACCTGTTGGCACACCTCAACGCCAACAACCTGGTGTTTGCTGATGTAAAAATGACACCAAAAGGCTTGGGTGAGATGATCAAGCTGATCGAGGACGGAACCATTTCCTCCAAAATCGCCAAAACCGTCTTCAAAGAGATGGTCGAGACCGGCAAAGAGCCGAAGCAGATCGTCGAAGAAAAAGGACTCGTCCAAATCAGTGATGAAGGCGCTCTGCGTCAAATCGTCGTTGATGCGGTCAATTCCAACCCGCAAGCCGTGGCAGACTTCAAGTCCGGAAACGAAAAAGCAGCTGCTTTCTTTGTAGGCCAAGTCATGAAGCAAACCAAAGGTAAGGCAAACCCTGGAATGGTAAACAAGTTGATTCAGGAAGTATTGAACAGCTTGTAG
- a CDS encoding YcdB/YcdC domain-containing protein: MTPNWKSATAAFAVTTMLLGTGAQAFAASPELILKNAENPSKEQVKLPARALEIVAALEKLEPALKALTFREVVISDYDENQVDLYMSHPDDTEMSAYLLFDRHSGELLGYEASPFIWEENEKVTDEAIVQKAEKAVKELFGEKKRKMTDAPQLSKTVYGEEELFIYPNVYFPILLNGLEIDETRFGIDVEMDSGGHLLSLSFQPLDLTGIQVADPKKAVAKEEIQKQIFTPERLRYGYVWEGMDGKPGIEYTMRMSPIFDALTGKQIEMEWGADEGDGNLHASDIKDISLKPQGKPFIAKGATDQQILENLFGVDTKKLYTTYRKDEQQGEITYDWSNTIDYNRASIVVNEVTGDIGGYVNWAHIENLSVPLTKEQSLQKAITFLEPYAKKAEWQVEMYEEIKQEDKKSVEQYGFLFLEKQNGIPLMEYSYGVAIDPNKGKVVEFVASVPAEDRKYPVFKPSVTAQQAADIVSKQVPVKLTYIWPRSGEKNAPILVYKLDTSKGWPTVDAVNGSFKWGEYED, from the coding sequence ATGACACCAAATTGGAAAAGTGCGACGGCTGCTTTTGCAGTGACAACCATGCTGCTGGGAACGGGTGCCCAAGCATTTGCTGCAAGTCCGGAATTGATTTTGAAAAATGCTGAAAACCCATCCAAAGAACAAGTCAAGCTGCCTGCTCGTGCACTAGAGATTGTCGCTGCGCTGGAGAAGCTGGAGCCTGCCTTAAAAGCTCTGACGTTCCGAGAGGTCGTTATTTCTGATTACGATGAAAATCAAGTGGATTTGTATATGAGCCATCCTGACGATACTGAAATGAGTGCATATCTGCTTTTTGATCGCCATAGCGGTGAATTACTTGGTTACGAGGCTTCCCCATTCATTTGGGAAGAGAATGAAAAAGTAACAGACGAAGCCATCGTGCAAAAGGCTGAGAAAGCTGTGAAAGAGTTGTTCGGAGAAAAGAAGCGAAAAATGACAGATGCGCCTCAATTGTCGAAAACGGTATACGGTGAAGAAGAGTTGTTTATATACCCGAATGTGTACTTTCCGATTCTGCTAAATGGTCTGGAAATAGACGAAACGCGCTTTGGTATCGATGTGGAAATGGATTCAGGCGGGCATTTGTTAAGCCTATCTTTTCAACCGCTCGATTTGACGGGGATACAGGTTGCTGATCCGAAAAAAGCTGTGGCAAAAGAAGAGATCCAGAAGCAAATATTTACGCCCGAACGCCTTCGTTATGGCTATGTATGGGAAGGAATGGATGGGAAACCCGGTATTGAATACACCATGAGGATGTCACCAATATTTGATGCATTGACGGGAAAGCAGATCGAAATGGAATGGGGAGCAGACGAAGGGGATGGAAATCTCCATGCATCTGATATCAAGGACATCTCTTTGAAACCCCAAGGAAAGCCATTCATTGCAAAAGGCGCAACGGATCAGCAAATTTTAGAGAACTTGTTCGGGGTTGATACCAAGAAGCTGTATACAACCTATCGAAAAGACGAACAGCAGGGTGAAATCACTTATGACTGGTCGAACACTATCGATTATAATCGGGCATCTATTGTGGTGAACGAAGTGACTGGCGATATCGGCGGATACGTAAATTGGGCACATATCGAAAATCTCTCAGTGCCCCTAACAAAGGAGCAATCCTTGCAAAAGGCGATTACGTTCCTGGAGCCTTATGCTAAAAAAGCCGAGTGGCAAGTCGAGATGTATGAGGAAATCAAACAAGAGGACAAGAAATCCGTTGAGCAGTATGGCTTTTTATTTCTCGAAAAACAAAATGGGATACCACTCATGGAGTATTCCTACGGAGTAGCAATTGATCCAAATAAGGGAAAAGTTGTTGAATTCGTGGCATCAGTTCCAGCAGAGGATCGTAAATATCCTGTGTTCAAACCATCTGTAACGGCCCAACAGGCAGCAGATATTGTTTCCAAACAGGTACCGGTCAAGTTGACCTATATCTGGCCGAGGTCAGGAGAGAAGAATGCACCCATTCTCGTTTACAAGCTCGATACCAGCAAAGGCTGGCCAACCGTCGATGCCGTAAACGGATCGTTTAAATGGGGAGAGTACGAGGATTAA
- a CDS encoding YcdB/YcdC domain-containing protein, with protein sequence MKRNGKRTAIALTIAMMLPATSGTALAASPEIHPSHIASVTKSEEKLPERSTQIVAALEKLEPALKTLTKRTIVKSEMDENLLNLNLESPESNDMSAIVVFDRKTGELIMYSASLHIWKQGEIATDEIILQRAEKAVLELLGADKRKQVGSPTLSKAVNKEDSEDLTDNSTIYRSVYYPVELNGLEILGNRMGIYVSTDYAGHILGVSSELLDLKETKVPDPKTALTPEAVKKQFFTPDRLELGYMLEGKDAKPGMQYLWMNNAYIDAVTGKQIDFTHGTELAGNGKRNPGNLKNITLSPKGEPLIVKSRADGEKVVAGLFDVDTKVMFTEYYTGEVDGEIIHSWSDEFGYEDVSISVDASTGAVTSADIFMETKSLPVPLSKEEALKKAISFIEPYAAKSSTEWQVEIFDPYKQPKLADWMIELNEGEGEEEEYTGTGTYTFIFYELHDGLPVFDRYYWMKVDIESGQVFTFIVNLPEKEGTLPILKPSVTEQQAAEIVAKNLPVKLSYFWPTYKGKQAPFLTLVYTVDKSKSWPYVDAVKGTLEWGEYEE encoded by the coding sequence ATGAAACGAAATGGAAAACGCACAGCAATTGCATTGACAATAGCAATGATGTTGCCAGCAACAAGTGGAACAGCCTTGGCTGCAAGTCCTGAAATCCATCCTAGCCACATTGCATCTGTTACAAAAAGTGAGGAAAAGCTCCCGGAGCGGTCCACTCAGATCGTAGCTGCTTTAGAAAAGCTGGAGCCTGCATTGAAAACGTTGACGAAACGAACGATTGTGAAAAGTGAGATGGATGAAAATCTGTTAAACCTCAATCTGGAAAGTCCCGAATCCAATGACATGAGTGCCATTGTTGTCTTTGACAGAAAAACAGGTGAGTTGATCATGTACAGCGCCAGTTTGCATATTTGGAAACAAGGGGAAATTGCGACAGACGAGATTATTTTGCAACGGGCAGAAAAAGCAGTGCTTGAGTTATTAGGTGCAGACAAAAGAAAACAAGTAGGCTCGCCTACATTATCCAAAGCTGTTAACAAGGAAGACTCCGAAGATTTGACTGATAACTCAACAATATACCGCTCCGTTTATTATCCAGTTGAACTAAATGGGCTGGAGATATTGGGGAATAGGATGGGCATATATGTGTCGACGGATTATGCTGGTCATATCTTGGGTGTATCCAGTGAGCTACTTGATTTGAAAGAGACCAAGGTCCCCGATCCGAAAACGGCACTGACACCTGAAGCTGTCAAAAAGCAGTTTTTCACACCTGATCGTCTTGAGTTGGGCTATATGCTGGAAGGGAAAGATGCCAAGCCGGGCATGCAATACTTATGGATGAATAACGCTTACATCGATGCCGTGACAGGAAAGCAGATTGACTTCACTCATGGAACTGAATTAGCCGGGAATGGAAAAAGAAATCCTGGCAACCTGAAGAATATTACGCTATCGCCAAAAGGAGAGCCGCTTATTGTCAAAAGCAGGGCAGATGGAGAAAAAGTCGTCGCGGGCTTGTTTGACGTGGATACGAAGGTGATGTTCACAGAATACTACACAGGAGAAGTTGATGGTGAGATCATACATTCCTGGAGCGATGAGTTTGGGTATGAAGACGTGTCCATTTCGGTGGATGCTTCTACGGGAGCGGTCACTAGTGCGGATATTTTTATGGAAACAAAAAGCTTGCCTGTTCCCTTATCGAAAGAAGAAGCCTTGAAAAAAGCAATTTCCTTCATCGAGCCATATGCTGCTAAATCCTCTACTGAATGGCAGGTTGAGATATTTGATCCATATAAACAGCCGAAATTGGCTGATTGGATGATCGAGTTGAATGAAGGAGAGGGTGAAGAGGAGGAGTACACAGGAACAGGAACGTATACCTTCATTTTTTATGAATTGCACGATGGGTTGCCTGTGTTCGACCGTTACTATTGGATGAAGGTTGATATAGAGAGTGGACAAGTATTTACTTTCATTGTGAATTTGCCGGAAAAAGAGGGTACTCTTCCCATCTTGAAGCCATCCGTAACGGAGCAGCAAGCTGCTGAAATCGTAGCCAAAAATCTCCCTGTAAAGCTGTCCTACTTCTGGCCAACCTACAAAGGCAAACAAGCTCCTTTTCTCACCCTTGTCTATACGGTTGACAAGAGCAAGAGCTGGCCTTACGTAGATGCTGTAAAAGGCACACTTGAATGGGGCGAATACGAGGAATAA
- a CDS encoding RNA polymerase sigma factor has protein sequence MDHLIISPKTHEEHTQIEDETLVEQAKAGDQEAFSELVRRHRSKVYGYARSYTQEAFLAEDIVQDALIRAFLHLGTLVDSRRFLPWLHRIVRNQAYTRLSKGSQKRETLFSSMGKQTHEQEPTDWEDLDSILHRLGRSWSHSAQNTNPEEVMVRRELFETIRSLLYCLNPRERRIVESHFFDHLAPQEIAHMFQMSQANVYQVLSRSRKKLIQEKTRVVVDQYMKTRKVAGNMKQAVLKKPEAFTMPTWITCAAALYGLVESTERKMSLPMILGLSGHAFRLTIVPENIHIAGPTMFHFQRVLQQGLKNMGFESRAVTSYHLSCEPSMNANQVAPSLLSQEAREKRQLSVLLPEALELVHRSIDKGHPVLAWDLFMPEFGLIYGYDDEKRMFYAGDNCRNDSTIPYENLGRGIIEELFVLAIDRAFPIDQRTMLANALHSALLHYRGEEPQDASSVNGLAAYAAWQEAYEKGTVEPNGNAYTTVVNGDARRYASLFWSEIVDTWTDSVFDEVRPLMKEAASLYGAIADDFDTLSKLFPFPAGGEPNDAEQGKQAVALLQAIERNERAAVSVLEQIQAELTANQAST, from the coding sequence ATGGATCACTTGATAATCAGCCCCAAGACTCATGAGGAACACACCCAGATAGAAGACGAAACTTTGGTTGAACAGGCAAAAGCCGGAGATCAGGAGGCGTTTAGCGAGCTGGTCAGGCGTCATCGCTCCAAAGTATACGGCTATGCTCGGTCGTACACACAAGAAGCCTTTCTTGCCGAAGACATCGTTCAGGATGCTCTCATTCGCGCCTTTTTGCACCTGGGAACATTGGTGGACAGCCGACGTTTCCTTCCTTGGCTGCATCGGATTGTACGCAATCAGGCGTACACACGGCTTTCGAAGGGTTCGCAAAAAAGAGAAACCCTCTTCTCGAGTATGGGCAAACAAACACATGAGCAGGAACCGACTGACTGGGAGGACCTCGATAGTATTCTGCACAGACTGGGACGGTCTTGGTCACACTCTGCGCAGAACACCAATCCCGAAGAGGTCATGGTGCGGCGTGAACTGTTTGAGACGATCAGGAGCCTGCTGTACTGCCTCAATCCTCGGGAGAGACGCATTGTGGAATCTCATTTTTTTGATCATTTGGCCCCTCAGGAGATTGCCCACATGTTCCAGATGTCCCAGGCGAATGTCTACCAAGTGCTATCGCGTTCTCGCAAAAAACTGATTCAAGAAAAAACTCGTGTCGTTGTTGATCAATACATGAAGACGAGAAAGGTTGCGGGGAATATGAAACAAGCCGTATTGAAAAAACCAGAAGCATTCACGATGCCTACTTGGATTACTTGCGCAGCGGCACTATACGGATTGGTAGAATCGACCGAACGCAAAATGTCTTTGCCGATGATACTTGGCCTGAGCGGCCATGCCTTTCGCCTGACAATCGTGCCTGAAAATATCCACATTGCGGGCCCGACGATGTTTCACTTTCAACGGGTCTTACAGCAGGGTTTGAAAAACATGGGCTTTGAATCTCGTGCCGTCACCTCGTATCATCTTTCCTGCGAACCAAGCATGAATGCCAATCAAGTTGCTCCCTCACTATTGAGCCAAGAGGCCCGCGAAAAACGCCAGCTGTCTGTCCTCTTGCCGGAAGCGTTGGAACTGGTTCACCGCTCCATCGACAAAGGGCATCCTGTGCTTGCTTGGGACCTGTTCATGCCAGAGTTCGGATTAATCTACGGCTATGATGATGAAAAAAGAATGTTTTACGCAGGAGACAACTGCCGAAACGACAGTACCATTCCTTATGAAAACTTGGGGCGGGGTATCATCGAGGAGTTGTTTGTCCTTGCCATCGACCGTGCGTTTCCGATCGACCAACGCACGATGCTCGCAAATGCTCTCCACTCTGCACTCCTTCATTATCGTGGAGAAGAACCGCAGGACGCGAGCTCCGTCAATGGTCTAGCCGCCTATGCTGCTTGGCAGGAAGCTTATGAAAAGGGAACGGTTGAGCCGAATGGCAACGCATATACGACCGTGGTGAACGGGGATGCCCGTCGCTACGCCTCTCTTTTCTGGAGCGAAATCGTTGATACGTGGACAGATTCTGTGTTTGATGAGGTTCGTCCGCTGATGAAAGAAGCGGCTAGCTTGTACGGGGCGATTGCCGATGACTTTGACACGTTAAGCAAGCTCTTTCCGTTCCCGGCTGGAGGCGAGCCGAACGATGCGGAGCAGGGCAAGCAGGCAGTTGCGTTGTTGCAGGCGATTGAGCGAAATGAGCGTGCTGCCGTATCGGTACTGGAACAAATACAGGCGGAACTCACTGCAAATCAGGCATCCACATAA